A single region of the Nocardioides sp. W7 genome encodes:
- a CDS encoding SRPBCC family protein, with amino-acid sequence MSATGREAQAQSAAADREVVITRVVDAPRELVFEAFTEVRHLARWWGPEGFTTTTRVFEFRVGGEWDFVMHGPDGTDYQEWITWSELTPPERIALLHGESRDDPNAFETVLTFAPDGAATRIEMRTVFPTQELRDEAVEKYHAIEGGQQTLSNLAAYVCEIARSGAEG; translated from the coding sequence AGGCGCAGTCCGCGGCGGCCGACCGCGAGGTCGTGATCACGCGGGTCGTCGACGCCCCACGGGAGCTGGTGTTCGAGGCGTTCACCGAGGTGCGGCACCTGGCGCGGTGGTGGGGCCCGGAGGGGTTCACCACCACCACGCGGGTGTTCGAGTTCCGGGTCGGCGGCGAGTGGGACTTCGTGATGCACGGACCGGACGGGACGGACTACCAGGAGTGGATCACCTGGTCCGAGCTCACCCCGCCGGAGAGGATCGCACTGCTCCACGGCGAGTCCCGAGACGACCCCAACGCCTTCGAGACGGTGTTGACGTTCGCGCCCGACGGCGCGGCGACCCGGATCGAGATGCGCACGGTGTTCCCCACCCAGGAGCTGCGCGACGAGGCGGTCGAGAAGTACCACGCGATCGAGGGCGGCCAGCAGACCCTGAGCAACCTGGCGGCGTACGTCTGCGAGATCGCTCGGTCGGGGGCGGAGGGCTGA
- a CDS encoding dihydrofolate reductase family protein, protein MAGKVFFSVSMSLDGYIAPESLGDLMGQQWMELQQWIFPQRYFRERLKLGEGGEEGPDNDIVRETFERTGASVMGKRMFDAGEPAWPEEAPFHTPVFVVTHEKRDAWERPGGTTFHFVNDGIETALDQAREAAGDRDVRIAGGGATIVEYLNAGLVDEFSIALSPVLFGSGIRLFEGVDAGRVALEQVRAEPTQRVTHLTYAVRER, encoded by the coding sequence ATGGCCGGAAAGGTGTTCTTCAGCGTGTCGATGTCGCTGGACGGCTACATCGCGCCCGAGTCTCTCGGGGACCTGATGGGGCAGCAGTGGATGGAGCTGCAGCAGTGGATCTTCCCGCAGCGGTACTTCCGGGAGCGCCTGAAGCTCGGCGAGGGCGGCGAGGAGGGTCCCGACAACGACATCGTGCGCGAGACGTTCGAGCGCACCGGCGCGAGCGTGATGGGCAAGCGCATGTTCGACGCCGGCGAGCCGGCGTGGCCGGAGGAGGCGCCGTTCCACACGCCGGTCTTCGTCGTGACGCACGAGAAGCGTGACGCCTGGGAGCGGCCGGGCGGGACCACCTTCCACTTCGTCAACGACGGCATCGAGACCGCGCTCGACCAGGCCCGCGAGGCCGCCGGCGACCGGGACGTCCGCATCGCAGGCGGCGGCGCGACGATCGTGGAGTACCTGAACGCCGGTCTGGTCGACGAGTTCTCGATCGCGCTGTCGCCCGTGCTGTTCGGCTCCGGGATCCGCCTGTTCGAGGGCGTGGACGCGGGTCGCGTGGCCCTGGAGCAGGTGCGCGCGGAGCCGACGCAGCGGGTGACCCACCTGACCTACGCCGTCCGGGAGCGGTAG
- a CDS encoding class I SAM-dependent methyltransferase, with protein sequence MSSSWERIARAQAGEDYATTYAERFARLAAAGHDVHGEAALVTRLVAPPARVLDAGCGTGRIAVHLDELGYDVVGVDVDASMLAVARRAAPGLRWEEADLASFDLGETFELVLLAGNIVPLLEPGTLDAVAARLAAHVSAGGRVVCGFGLDAAHLPGDCPVTPLADVDAAMAAAGLVAAEPFATWDGDPYDGGGYVVTVHERRERIGA encoded by the coding sequence ATGTCGAGCTCCTGGGAGAGGATCGCCCGCGCCCAAGCCGGCGAGGACTACGCGACGACGTACGCCGAACGGTTCGCGCGGCTGGCCGCCGCCGGGCACGACGTGCACGGCGAGGCCGCCCTCGTGACCCGGCTGGTCGCGCCGCCGGCCCGGGTGCTGGACGCGGGCTGCGGGACCGGCCGGATCGCCGTACATCTCGATGAGCTGGGGTACGACGTCGTCGGGGTCGACGTGGACGCCTCGATGCTGGCCGTCGCCCGCCGGGCGGCGCCCGGCCTGCGCTGGGAGGAGGCTGACCTGGCGTCGTTCGACCTGGGCGAGACGTTCGAGCTGGTGCTGCTCGCCGGCAACATCGTCCCGCTGCTGGAGCCGGGGACCCTGGACGCCGTCGCCGCGCGGCTCGCGGCGCACGTGAGCGCCGGCGGCCGGGTCGTCTGCGGCTTCGGCCTCGACGCCGCCCACCTGCCGGGCGACTGCCCGGTGACGCCGCTGGCCGACGTCGACGCGGCGATGGCGGCGGCGGGCCTGGTCGCGGCCGAGCCGTTCGCGACCTGGGACGGTGACCCGTACGACGGCGGCGGGTACGTCGTGACCGTGCACGAGCGGCGCGAGAGGATCGGGGCATGA
- a CDS encoding NAD-dependent deacylase, whose amino-acid sequence MRVVVLTGAGISAESGVPTFRDADGLWEGHRVEDVATPEGFDLKPSLVHAFYDARRAALADVEPNPAHDALARLEETLGDDLLVVTQNIDDLHERSGSQRVLHMHGELLSALCRGCRSRSPWTDPLADLPPCPRCGVTELRPDVVWFGEIPYEMDRIYAALERCDLFVSVGTSGAVYPAAGFVQAAASYGARTLELNLLPSEGSHLFDETRHGPASRLVPAWVDALVG is encoded by the coding sequence ATGAGGGTCGTGGTGCTGACCGGTGCCGGGATCTCCGCGGAGAGCGGGGTCCCCACCTTCCGCGACGCCGACGGGCTCTGGGAGGGCCATCGGGTCGAGGACGTCGCGACCCCGGAGGGCTTCGACCTCAAGCCCTCGCTCGTGCACGCCTTCTACGACGCCCGCCGCGCGGCGCTCGCCGACGTCGAGCCCAACCCCGCCCACGACGCGCTGGCGCGGCTGGAGGAGACCCTCGGCGACGACCTGCTGGTCGTCACCCAGAACATCGACGACCTGCACGAGCGGTCCGGCTCGCAGCGGGTGCTGCACATGCACGGCGAGCTGCTCTCCGCCCTGTGCCGCGGCTGCCGGAGCCGCTCGCCGTGGACCGACCCGCTCGCCGACCTCCCGCCCTGCCCCCGCTGCGGCGTGACCGAGCTGCGGCCCGACGTGGTCTGGTTCGGCGAGATCCCCTACGAGATGGACCGGATCTACGCCGCCCTGGAGCGCTGCGACCTGTTCGTCTCGGTCGGCACCTCGGGCGCGGTCTACCCCGCGGCCGGCTTCGTCCAGGCGGCGGCGTCGTACGGCGCGCGCACCCTCGAGCTGAACCTGCTCCCCTCCGAGGGCAGCCACCTCTTCGACGAGACCCGGCACGGCCCGGCGTCCCGGTTGGTGCCGGCCTGGGTGGACGCGTTGGTGGGGTAG
- a CDS encoding TetR-like C-terminal domain-containing protein yields the protein MREPTRRERQREATYDEIVRASRALLSDGADLSLRGVASRMGMTAPALYRYVASYQELVDLVAFEIDKAATATFAAAADELPEDDLAGRLVVSVTAFRRWALTQPREFGLVFANPVADSSCTRREMLTLSSSGHLFTDQMRALWQQNRHPVPSLEDLPPTVRDAVLDPLIPAEVEGLAPEDRGLLWVYMQGWTRLYGVVALEVFGHLDPRIIASGEMFIDVVRGFAPVIGLQDDVARLEGLIRDRLAG from the coding sequence TTGCGGGAGCCGACGAGGCGCGAGCGCCAGCGCGAGGCGACGTACGACGAGATCGTGCGGGCCTCACGGGCCCTGCTCTCCGACGGCGCCGACCTGTCCCTGCGTGGGGTGGCGAGCCGGATGGGGATGACCGCGCCGGCGCTGTACCGCTATGTCGCGAGCTACCAGGAGCTCGTGGACCTGGTCGCCTTCGAGATCGACAAGGCGGCGACCGCCACGTTCGCGGCAGCCGCCGACGAGCTGCCCGAGGACGATCTCGCCGGCCGGCTCGTGGTCTCGGTGACCGCATTCCGCCGATGGGCGCTCACCCAGCCCCGCGAGTTCGGCCTGGTCTTCGCCAACCCGGTCGCCGACTCCTCCTGCACCCGCCGGGAGATGCTGACGCTGTCGTCGTCGGGCCACCTGTTCACCGACCAGATGCGCGCACTCTGGCAGCAGAACCGGCATCCCGTCCCGTCTCTCGAGGACCTGCCACCCACCGTCCGCGATGCGGTGCTCGACCCGCTGATCCCGGCCGAGGTGGAGGGGCTCGCCCCCGAGGACCGCGGCCTGCTCTGGGTCTACATGCAGGGTTGGACGCGGCTGTACGGCGTGGTTGCGCTCGAGGTGTTCGGCCACCTGGACCCGCGCATCATCGCCAGCGGCGAGATGTTCATCGACGTGGTCCGCGGCTTCGCCCCGGTGATCGGCCTCCAGGACGACGTAGCTCGGCTGGAGGGGCTGATCCGGGACCGGCTGGCGGGGTAG